Within Candidatus Babeliales bacterium, the genomic segment GGCTCCGGCGTTTGCAGTAATATCTGCCACCACATCGTTTCTTGCAGTTTCTATGTCGCTTGGTGCAGTCCAATTAAGAATTAATGCTGGCCAATCAAAATCGTATTTAGCACCAGTTTTCATATTTGCATCGCTTGCAAGCGTGTCGGTTAGCAAGTTAGCAGCATCTGCCTTTGCGCCCAACCATTTTTTAAGCCCTGTTCTTGGGTCTGCTTTTTCTACTGCGGCGTCAAATGCAGCAATGAAAGCAAGATAAGCATCACGAGGTTGTTGGCCTGCTGTTGTCATGCCATCTTCAACAGCCTTATAAGCTGCAACGGTTTTTGCTGCGTTGAAGGCTGTTTCTGCATTAGTAATTGCGGTATTGAGTGTTCCTGCGGCTGTTTTGGCTGTAGTGAATTTCTTTCCGGCTGCTGCGCTGGTTGCAAATTTCATGGCAGCTTCGCCAGCAGCAGTGAACGTACAGTTAGCTGGCAGATCGCCAGGAGTTGCTGCAGCCACAGCAGCGAATGCTGTCAAGAAGCCTTGGATGCCGGTGGTAAGATTGGGAGATGCAACTGCCACGCCATTAACTTGCTCAAGCCCGACATGATTCTTGAGGCTTGTAAGCAATGTTGTTGCGGCTGTTTCTGCGTCTGTTTTTGCGGCTGCAATGGCTGCTGCTGTGCCACCACCACCGCCGCCACCGCCACTGCCGCCTTTGACTGCTGGTGCTTTTGCCGCGTTGAACGCAGTAGTGACTGCTGCAGCTCTGGAATAAGGCGAAGGCAATTGTTTGTTGAAGAAAAATATTTTTATGTAGTCATCAAATTTTGTTTCGAGATCATTCAAATGCGTTGCTTGTTTTTTTGGATGTGCGTCGATTGCAGCTCTAAGTTCACGAACTTTGTTCGCTGTTGCAATAAACCCGGTTGAAACTCTAGCATGGTCTGCGTTTGCACTATGAAAACCAACGCCAGCATGAGCATTTTTAGCGTTTTTACCGCGTAACTTAAGATCGTTAACTGCCTTTTGTATAGCGCTCTTTTTGGCCGCCGCCTTAACAGCATCTATTGCGTTTTGAACATTGGCTGTTCTGTCTGCTTTAGATGCATGTTTGTTATAGTCTTTTATAGTTTGCCAATCAGTTGCTGGTATGATTGCTTTAGTAGCGGGCTTTCTTGTGCCTCTGCCTCGTACGGGTCCGGCCGAATTAAGATCAAGCCCTGTGGCTGTGATCAGGAGCAAGCCGACCAAGGTAAGTAGACTTTTACGTATTCTCATTTCTATCTCCTTAATTTTAGGGTTTTTCTTCTCTTTTCTCTTACTATTGAATTAATTTCTATGTGTCAATTTTAATTATAAAATGGTGACACTCATAAAGTCAATATTCTTAGAATGAAAACCCTGCTTTACCCCACACGGCATATTGTTCAACGGACGAATTTTTAGGTGCAAATTCGTACGAACCGCCAATGCCAATTGATGATGGGTAGCTGTTATTGATCTTATATTTAAAGGCAGCGCCTGCTGATAGTTTGTGAGTGATTTGTGAAGGGGTTTTGGCTGCGTTAACGTCTAGATTGTCTGCGGTGAAAGCAGCGCCACCAAGAAGGTTGTCTACGGTTACTGCTACGCCGCTTGTTGCATCGATATCATTATTGATAATACCTACTTGGCCAATCAAATCGTCAGTATTTTTGATCCAAATAGATTCTTGATCTTTCCAGTACAAGTTGTAGCCAACTTCAACAATAAAGCGTTTGCTTTGGAATGAAAGGTTCAATAAAGCATCGATTTGGCTGTTTGGTTGTACGCGCACGTCGCGGGTTAAAACGTTTGCCAATGGGAAAAATGGCTTGTTTACTTGGCCAATTTGTGCGCCAAGGTAGTAATGGCCAAGTGCTAGAGGGTTGCCCGTGATAATGTTTTTAAGTCCGATTGTTCTAGCTTCAGTGCCTTCAAACAGGTACGAGTAGTTCAAGCAGCCGTCTACGCGCAACTTGCCTTGTTCACCAGACCATACTTGTGCGCCGGCATACACGCTTGCGCCAAGTGCTACGTGGTGGCCATTGCCAACAACCGGTTCAAAGAGGTAGGTGCCGCGTACTTTGGAGCCTGTTGGTACCGTTACAAAAACCGAAACAAACGCGTGTGATGTTGCACTGTGGAAGTATTTGTAGCCAAGTGCCAAGTCAAGGTCGGCAATACCCGTTTTGCTGCGGTCTCCGTTAATTTTGGCAAATTTTAGAGGAGATTGCATGTTGAAGCCTTCGGTGATGTCGATTTTACCTGCAAAAAAGTCTGCAAGGCCATACTCAGTGTTTGAGTTGTCATCAACAATGTCAACCTTGTGTTCATCGCTAAAGCTTACTTCCATGTCGGTTTCAACATGAACGATAGGCATGCTAGCTTTGAAAAACAGACCTTTGATTGGTGCGTTGATGTCTTGAATATAGTCTAAACGGAAACCAAAAGCTTCGCGTTCTGGTCTGAATTTGACGTTGCTTTCAACAAAATCATCAACATTCCCACTGCTGTTAACATTATGAATTAACAAGCTGCCGTCAATTTCTACGCCATCAATACCAGCTTCGCCAACCACAAAACTGTTTTTACCGTTCCCAATACCAAAGTAGGTACCAAGATCTTCATCATTGGTTGATGCTTGCCAAAAACCAGTTACTTGAAAATGACTGTTGATGCCATGTTTTTCTTGATGTTTTTTGAAAAAGTGCGCGTGCCATGTTGTCCATTCCATTGCTTTGTCCACATTGGTGGGACGTGGCATAAGGAACGTTCTGTTTGCATATTGACTATCGTTGTCGGCAAACACAGTGCCAACACAGAGCGCTAAAAGCGCGAGTGTACGAAGACTTACTCTCATGTTCTTCCTTCTCCTTTTGATAGAACCCTTCTTCCTTGCAGCTTTGAATATTTTTTTGAAAATACTCTCGCACTGCGTACTTTGCGACTTCGATTTGAGACTATAGAAAGGTTTTAGTGAGAGCAAGATTTTTGTTAAAAATGTTTTTTTTGTCCCCAAATAAAGTTTTATCTCTTTTTATCTTTTTACAATCTCTGCTTTTTTCATGAGTAAATTTATTCGTTTTTTTCCAAAGGGGTATTGCGACCCCTTTGGGATGGCGCACTTGGGCCTGCTGCCCAAGACCCGCTTGTCGCACCGAATCGCTGCAACCGCGCTTACGCGCTCTGTGTGCTCACGGTGCTTGACGGAACCACTAATTACCACTTTTTCGGATTCTGGTTGCTTGTGCGTTGGCCTGTCCTCCAAAGCCACGGAGGGCGTAGGAAGAAGCCATTAATTACCACTTTTTCTGACTTAGAAGTCCCAGGAATTTATGAATGTAGCCCGAACATTGAACTAATGCCAAAGATAAGAAACAATTTCTTAACCAAATCATAGACATGTTTGCGATGTCCAATTGCTGTCACATAAATTGTTTTTTCTTCTTTTGAAACTTCTATGACAATGCGGTAGTCACCACTTCTAATTCTGTACACAGATTTGTAGCCTTTGAGTTTTTTTATATCAAGTTGGTCTTGATTTATTGCTAAAAATTTAGTCTTCTCCAAAATTTTAGCTCTTTCTTGGTTTGGAATAGATTCAATTGCTTTAAGTGCAACTTTAAGCCATTGAACATGATAATTTTTGAAAGAAATAGAACTACTCATTTTTTGGATTTTTTCGACTTTTTGAAGTATTTTTCAACTTCTTCTTGCGAAACGCATTCACCCTTTTCTTGCAAAGCAGCTTGAGCTAACGTTGCTAGGTACAAATCTTCGATTTCTTCAAGAAGGTTTTGGAATGTCTTCATATCCAAAATAACGCCAGTTTTTTTTCCTGCTTTATCAACAATAAATTGAGTTGAAAGTTCACTCAGTTTTTGTCTCATGCTTTTTCCTTTTATTTCAATAACGTTTTCTTTGCTCATTGCACTGCGGACTTTATTCGATCAGCATAGCAAGAAGCTAAAAAATAACAAACAGGCTGCTTGTGATTCTGGTTGCCTGTGCCCCGGCCTGTCAATAGCTATCTGCCTGTCGTCCGGCCTGTCGGCCATAGCTATCTTAGCGAAGGATGAAGCGAAGGATAGGGCGTAGGAGGGTGCGGAAAAATTTAGCGCGAGGTTTTTTTGTTTTTTTTCTTTTTCACAGAATCTAGCGAGGCGCTGATTTTTTTAACTTCATCAACCGATAAACCGGTAGCACGTGCAACGTGATCAATGCTGAGTTGTGATAATAAATTGAGCGCTATGGAACGCTGTGTTTTCTTTATACCCTGTCTCATACCATGTCGGATTTGTGTTTTTTTAATACTTTTTGCCACTCGTCGCGCATCAATAAAATGATCATATGCGCTAAGTTCTTCTGGCGACATGTTTCCTTCTTCCAGCACTTCCATTGCTTCTTTCAAAGCGACGGTGCTTTTAAATTGCTTTGGAATGGTGTTTAAGGTTGAGGCATTTTTTAAAAGATAAATCCATTTATCAACGAGATTATCAAGATCTTCCAAGGTTTTGTTAAATTTTCGTAGTTCAATGAAATGAAATTCTAGGTGGCGCAACGAGTGTGTGTGTGTTTTGGTATTAAGAATTTTATGATGTGTCAGGTATTCGGCATCTTCGAAAATATTAAAATCAAGAACGCCAATAAAAATTACCGGCATAACGCTTTCATATTCTCCACCAATTTTAAGTTGTCGAGCCATGGCCAGCGCTGCATAATATTGGCTTCGTTCGGGATAATCATCTTGGCTTTCAACTTGCAGCTCAATAACGTAATGTTTACCGCTTTGATCAACGCAGCGAACATCAACAATGCTTGTTTTGAGCCATTTTGTGTCCGGAGTATTGTAGGGATCAGTAATTACCACCTTAACAATCTTTTCTCCCTCTTTGCACCCCAAAACGCTATTCAAAAAGCTTATTACAATCTCTTGTTTTGCTTGATCACCAAAAAGTTTTTTAAAGGCAATATCGATCATTGGATCTAAAAAAAACATATCAGGTTCCTTGCTTCTGGTTTCATATTGTTTTTTCATTAAAAAAAGTCTTTGGGCTCAGCATAACAGGAAGCTAAAAAA encodes:
- a CDS encoding type II toxin-antitoxin system RelE/ParE family toxin produces the protein MSSSISFKNYHVQWLKVALKAIESIPNQERAKILEKTKFLAINQDQLDIKKLKGYKSVYRIRSGDYRIVIEVSKEEKTIYVTAIGHRKHVYDLVKKLFLIFGISSMFGLHS
- a CDS encoding Rpn family recombination-promoting nuclease/putative transposase, producing MFFLDPMIDIAFKKLFGDQAKQEIVISFLNSVLGCKEGEKIVKVVITDPYNTPDTKWLKTSIVDVRCVDQSGKHYVIELQVESQDDYPERSQYYAALAMARQLKIGGEYESVMPVIFIGVLDFNIFEDAEYLTHHKILNTKTHTHSLRHLEFHFIELRKFNKTLEDLDNLVDKWIYLLKNASTLNTIPKQFKSTVALKEAMEVLEEGNMSPEELSAYDHFIDARRVAKSIKKTQIRHGMRQGIKKTQRSIALNLLSQLSIDHVARATGLSVDEVKKISASLDSVKKKKNKKTSR